Genomic window (Pseudomonas sp. L5B5):
ACCTGGCCGGCGTCGATGCGGTGCAGGCGCCGGACGGCGACACCCTGCTGGACCCGGCCTTCGAAGAACGCTTCCAGGTGCCCCGCTGCCCCTACTGCAATGGCCAGCGCTTGAAACCCGACGTGGTGTTCTTTGGCGAGAATGTGGCCGCGGTCAACGCCGCCCGGGCCATGGCCGCCGTGCACGAGGCCGCGGGCCTGCTGGTGGTGGGGTCGTCACTGATGGCCTATTCGGCGTTTCGCCTGTGCCGGGCGGTGGCCGAGCAAGGCAAGCCGCTGCTGGCCGTCAACTTCGGCAAGACCCGCGCCGACGAACTGCTGGACCTCAAGCTGGAGCAGCCCTGCGACCACGTCCTGCCATGGCTGGCCGAGCGCCTGCAAGGATGAGTCAAACGGGCAGCCGCGCGCCCAGATCGGCTTCGCGCAAGATGTCGAACAGCGCCTGGGCCGCCGTGGACAGCTCATCGCCCGGCTTGGTCAGCACACCAATGGCGCGCTCCACCACCGGCTCGCCAAGGGTGATGCAATGCCCACCCAGTTCGCGCATCTGCCCCGCGCACAAGGCCGGCACCGCACTGACCCCAAGGCCGCTGGCGACCATGCGTCCCACGGTCGCCAGCTGATGGCTCTCGAACTCCACCGGCAGTTGCACGCCCCGGGCCCGCAGGTGCTCCTCGAGCATGACCCGCACCGTGGACGGGCGCTGCAGGGTGATGAAGGGCTGCTGCAACAGCGCTTGCCAGTCGATCTCGCTGCACTGGGCCAGGGGCGACTCCTTGGGTACCACCGCGACAAAACGGTCGATGTACAGCGCGGTGAACACCAGGGAGGTGCTGTCCTGGGGCTCGAAGGCCACCCCCAGCTCCACCTCGCGGTCGCGGACCATCTCCAGCACCTGTTCGTTGATCACGTCGTTGACCGTGACATTGACCTGCGGATACCGGGCGCGAAACTGCTTGAGGATCGGCGGCAGCAGGTTGCCGGCAAAGGACGGCATGGCCGCCAGGGTCACCCGCCCGCGTTGCAGGGTGAAGCGCTGGCGCAATTCATCCTCGGCATTGTCCCAGTCAGCGATCAGGCGCCGGGCCAGGGGCAGCAGGGCCTCGCCTTCAGGCGTCAGGGCCACGTTGCGCGTATTGCGCGTGAACAGGCGCCCGCCCAGGCCCTCTTCCAGGGCCTTGATCGTCAAGCTCAGCGCCGACTGCGAAAGATGCAGGCGCTCACAGGCCAACGCAAAACTCATGCTGTGGGCCACCGCCAGGAACGCGCGTATCTGTTTGACTGTCATCTGTCATCCTCGGGAGAGCAGCGGCAAGCTATAAGCCGCAAGCTTGGAGCTTGGAGCTTGGAGCTTGGAGCTTGGAGCTCATTATGCTGTTTTTCCAATCAATCAACCTTAAAAATCAACTTAACAAATCAATCGTGCAACGCAACACTGATTCCACCAACGGCTGGCCAGCCGCCAACGAACAAGAAAGAGGATGGTGCATATGGCAGGTTTCGATAAGCGCGTGGCGTCCTACGAGGAAGCCCTGGAAGGTCTGCAGGACGGCATGACCGTAATCGCCGGAGGCTTCGGCCTGTGCGGCATTCCCGAGAACCTGATCGCCGAGATCAAGCGCCGGGGCACCCGCGACCTGACCGTGGTCTCCAACAACTGCGGCGTCGACGGTTTCGGCCTGGGCGTGCTCCTGGAAGACCGCCAGATCAGCAAGGTGGTCGCCTCCTACGTGGGCGAGAACGCCTTGTTCGAGAAGCAACTGCTCAGCGGCGAGATCGAAGTGGTGCTGACGCCCCAGGGCACCCTGGCGGAAAAAATGCGTGCCGGCGGCGCCGGTATCCCGGCCTTCTTCACCGCCACGGGCGTCGGCACCCCGGTGGCCGATGGCAAGGAAACCCGCGATTTCCACGGCCGCACCTACCTGATGGAAGAATCCATCACCGGCGACTTCGCCATCGTCAAGGGCTGGAAGGCCGACCACTTCGGCAACGTGGTCTATCGCCACACCGCGCAGAACTTCAACCCCCTGGCGGCCACCGCCGGCAAGATCACCGTGGTCGAAGTGGAAGAAATCGTCGAGCCGGGCGAGCTGGACCCGACGCAGATCCACACCCCTGGCATCTACGTCGACCGGGTTATCTGCGGCACCTTCGAGAAGCGCATCGAACAGCGCACCGTGCGCAAGTGATCGCCCTTCCCCAGCCCGACTAAAAGGACAACAAACATGGCTCTTACCCGCGAACAAATGGCTCAGCGCGTCGCCCGTGAACTGCAGGACGGCTTCTACGTCAACCTGGGCATCGGTATCCCGACCCTGGTGGCCAACTACATCCCCGACGGCATGGAAGTCATGCTGCAATCGGAAAACGGCCTCCTGGGCATGGGCGCCTTCCCCACCGAGGACGAAGTCGACGCCGACATGATCAACGCCGGCAAACAGACCGTGACCGCACGCATCGGCGCCTCGATCTTCTCCTCCGCCGAATCCTTCGCGATGATTCGCGGCGGCCATATCGACCTCACCGTGCTCGGCGCCTTCGAGGTGGACGTGCAGGGCAACATCGCCTCCTGGATGATCCCCGGCAAGCTGGTCAAGGGCATGGGCGGCGCCATGGACCTGGTAGCCGGTGCCGACAACATCATCGTCACCATGACCCACGCCTCCAAGGACGGTGAGTCCAAGCTGCTGAGCCGCTGCAGCCTGCCGCTGACCGGCGCGCAGTGCATCAAGCGCGTGCTCACGGACCTGGCCTACCTGGAGATCGAGAACGGCGCCTTCATCCTCAAGGAACGCGCCCCCGGGGTCAGCGTCGAGGAAATCGTCAGCAAGACCGCCGGCAAGCTGATCGTGCCGGACCACGTCCCTGAAATGCAGTTCGCCTGAGGAGCCCCACCATGCAAGACGTCGTCATCGTTGCCGCCACCCGCACCGCCGTGGGTACGTTCCAGGGCTCGCTCGCGGCCATTCCCGCCGTCGACCTGGGCGCCGCCGTCATCCGCCAGCTGCTGGCCCAGACCGGCATCGACCCGGCCCAGGTCGACGAAGTGATCATGGGCCAGGTGCTCACCGCCGGCGCCGGACAGAACCCCGCCCGCCAGGCCGCGATCAAGGCCGGCCTGCCCCACGCCGTGCCCGCCATGACCCTGAACAAAGTCTGCGGCTCGGGCCTCAAGGCCCTGCACCTGGGCGCCCAGGCCATCCGCTGCGGCGACGCCGAGGTGATCATCGCCGGCGGCCAGGAAAACATGAGCCTGGCCAACTACGTGCTCCCCGGCGCCCGCACCGGCCTGCGCATGGGCCACAGCCAGATGATCGACTCCATGATCAGCGACGGCCTGTGGGATGCCTTCAACGACTACCACATGGGCATCACCGCCGAGAACCTGGTGGACAAGTACGGCATCACTCGTGAAGCCCAGGACGCCTTCGCCGCCGCTTCCCAGCAGAAAGCCGCAGCCGCCATCGAGGCCGGGCGCTTTGTCGACGAGATCACCCCGATCCAGATTCCCCAGCGCAAGGGCGAGCCCGTCACCTTCGCCACCGACGAACAACCCCGTCCCGGCACCACCGCCGAGGCCCTGGCCAAGCTCAAGCCGGCGTTCAAGAAAGACGGCAGCGTCACCGCCGGCAACGCCTCGGCGCTGAACGACGGCGCCGCCGCCGTGATGCTGATGAGCGCCACCAAGGCCCGGGCCCTGGGCCTGCCGGTACTGGCCAGAATCGCCGCCTACGCCAACGCCGGCGTCGACCCGGCGATCATGGGCATCGGCCCGGTCTCGGCCACCCGTCGCTGCCTGGAAAAGGCCGGCTGGAACCTGGATCAACTGGACCTGATCGAAGCTAACGAAGCCTTCGCCGCGCAGTCGCTATCGGTGGCCAAGGAGCTTGCATGGGACGCGAGCAAGGTCAACGTCAACGGCGGCGCCATCGCCATCGGCCACCCGATCGGTGCGTCGGGCTGCCGGGTGCTGGTGACCCTGCTGCATGAAATGATCAAGCGCGATGCCCACAAGGGCCTGGCGACCCTGTGCATCGGTGGCGGCCAGGGCGTGGCCCTGGCGATCGAGCGCTAGGGTTTCCTCTGTGGCGAGGGAGCTTGCTCCCGCTGGAAGGCGCAGCCTTCCCAAACACTGAATTCGCGTCTCATCCGGCGTGTCGCGCATTCAGCTGTTGCGGCCGCTACGCGACCGAGCGGGAGCAAGCTCCCTCGCCACACTAGAGGCGCTGTTGCAGTTACAGCGCCTGCACTAGCCTGCTCAACTGCTCATCCAGGCGCCCCGCTTCTTCTCGCAACGATTCGCAGAAACCTTCGACAAAACTCGATGACGGCCGGTAATCCGGGCGGATCAACATCACCCGGTACGGCACCGACAGCTGCAAGGGACGGATCGCCAAGCCACGCCCCACTTCTTCCATGGCGCTCAACGGGTTGATGATCGACACCCCGAGTTTCTGCCGCACCATGGCGCACACCGAAGCGGCGTTGGTGGTTTCCACCACTATCCGGCGGTCCACCCCGGCCTGGCGAAAATGCTCGTCCAGGGTCTGCCGGTAGATATCCAGCCCCGAGAGGTTGATGAAGTCCTGGCCGCGAAAATCCTCCAGCGCCAGCCGTGGCCTGGCCAGCAGCGGATGATCGTGCGCAAGGATGCAGACCATGTCGGAGCAGAACAACAGTTCGCCCTGGGTGCCCCGGGGCAGGTGCTGATTCTCGGTCAGGCCCAGGTCGTAGCGCTGGGCTGTCAGGGATTCCTCCAGAAGCGGTGACTCCTGGGCAGTGATGCTCAGGCCGATCCCCGGATGCAGGGCCTGGAAGTGCTTGCACACCGGGGGCAGCAGGGTCTGGGAAAACAGCGGCAGGCAGCTCAGGCTCAATTGGCCATGCTCGAAGCGGCGGATAGAGCGGGCCACGCTGTTGATCCGCTCCAGCCCCACATAGGCTCGCTCCACCTCCTCCAGCAACAGCATGGCCTGGGCCGTGGGCAGCAGGCGCCCGCCCTCGCGGTCGAACAGGCTCAACCCTGACAGGCTCTCCAGCCGTGCCAGTTCGCGACTGACTGTCGGTTGCGAGGTGAACAGCAAGCGCGCCGCGCCCGTGACGCTGCCGGCCTGCATGATGGCGCGGAACACTTCGATATGCCGCAGGGAGATATCCATGGCGATAAGGCTCGTTGAAACAATCAACCCATATCAGAACTGAATTAACCATCAAAGAATAGATATTTTCTTGAATGGAAACTAACGGGCATGCTGGCTCCATCCCCACTGACCACAGATTGCATTTGCCATGGCCATCCCCTTCTCCCCCGAACAGCTTGTCGCCACCGCCCGCCAGTACGGCACCCCGCTGTGGTGCTATGACGCCGCCACCATCCAGGCGCGCATCGCCCAGCTGCAAGCCTTCGACGTGGTGCGTTATGCCCAGAAAGCCTCGTCCAACCTGCACCTGTTGCGCCTGATCCGCGAAGCCGGAGTGCGGGTCGATGCGGTCTCCCTGGGGGAAATCGAACGGGCCCTGCTGGCCGGCTTCAGCCCTGCCAACGGTGGCATCGTCTTCACCTGCGACCTGTTCGACGAGGCCACCCTCAAGCGTGTGGTGGAACTGCAAGTGGAGGTCAACGCCGGCTCCATCGACATGCTCCGCCAACTGGGCGAACAGTCCCCGGGCCATCGGGTGTGGCTGCGGATCAACCCCGGGTTCGGCCACGGCCACAGCCGCAAGACCAACACTGGCGGGGAAAACAGCAAGCACGGCATCTGGCATGACCAGGTCGGCGAAGCCCTGGCCGTGATTCGCCAACATGGCCTGCACCTGGTGGGCCTGCACATGCACATCGGCTCCGGGGTCGACTACGACCACCTGGAGCAGGTGGGCGCGGCCATGGTGGCCGCCGTGAAGTCCCTGGACCACGACATCGAGGCCTTTTCCATTGGTGGCGGCCTGTCCACTCCCTACCGCGACGGCGATGTCCCGGTGGACGTGCAGCGCTACGCCAATGCCTGGAAAGTCGCCCGCGAGGAAATCGAGGCCTACCTGGGCCACGGCGTACACATGGAGATCGAGCCCGGACGCTTCCTGGTGGCCGAGGCCGGTTGCCTGGTCAGCGAAGTGCGGGTGGTGAAGGACGCTGGCCAGCATCACTTCGTGCTGGTGGACACCGGCTTCAACGACCTGATGCGCCCGGCCATGTATGGCGCCTACCACGGCATGAGCCTGCTGGATGCCGCCGGCCACCCGGTGGACCGCCCGCAGCAACCGACCGTGGTCGGTGGCCCGCTGTGCGAATCCGGCGACATCTTCACCCAGGACGATGAGTGCCTGACCCCGCGCCTGCTGCCCCAGGCCCGGGTCGGCGACCTGCTGGTGCTGCACGATACCGGGGCCTATGGCGCCAGCATGTCCTCCAACTACAACAGCCGCCCGCTGCTGCCGGAAGTGCTGTTCGAAAACGGCCAGCCGAGACTGATCCGCCGCCGCCAACCCCTGGCGGACCTGTTGGCGCTGGAACTGGGGTTGTAATTGGGCCTGTAGTACCTACCAGGGTAATGCCAGTCAGTTGAGCGAGGTGATCCCCCGTAGGAGCAGCCGGTCGACGCTCGATTGCTGCGATGGTCGCTAACGGTAGAGCGTATCCACTGGATAAACGCAGCACTCTGGCGTCCATCGCGGGCAAGCCTCGCTCCTGCCATTTCCTTGACCGATCGGCATTAGCCTACCAAGGCATCAGCCGCAGGCGCTGCGGCTGGTCGTTCACGCTGTCGTCCTGCTTGCGGGTCACCAGGGGCTTGCCGTCGGTGCCGTAGAACTGCACCTGCAGTTCGGCGGTGTCGGGGTGCAGGTCCAGGCGGGCGAAGTTGTCGGCCTGGGTGAAGGCCCAGGTGCGGTAGTCCATGGTGCCCTTGACGTTTTTCAGGGCAAAACTGTCCGGGGTCTGGGGGGAGCGCGAGTCGTGCACGTAGCCGGCAGGGTCGCCGTCGGCAAACGGGAACGGCCAGTAGAAGGCCGACGAGGTGACGGCGTAGGCCTTGATGCCCTGAATCCCGCCACTGAACTCTAGCTGGGAAATGTTCGAGCAATGAATATCGCCGGACAGGAACACCACGTTCTGCACCTGGTACAGGGCGATGGTTTCCAGCACGGTGCTGCGGGTGGTGGGGAACGCCGACCAGGAGTCGCTCTCGTTCTTGCGCTGATCGTAGCGCGGGCCCTCCCCCGCAGTATCGACACCATTGGGCACGAAGACGCTGGACGTCACCACGAACTTGGGGGTGTTGCCCCGATCCTCCTGCATATGCCGCAGCCAGGCACACAAGCGATCCAGCTGGCCGGGTTCGGCCGGGTGCAGTGAGGGTCGCCCCAGCAGGTGGTTGTCCGGCAGGGCGCCGGGCGCATCATCGAGAAAGCGCTGGGTTCGGGTATCCAGCACGAAGAACGGGTAGTTTGCGCAAGAGAAGTCGTAGAACAGCTGCTTGACCGAGCGGTGCTTGAGGTACTGATCGTTGCCGGACATCACGCGGTTCTGCACATAGCTGTCCTCGAAGCGCGGGCCATGGCTCCACTGGTAGCTCATGTAGGCCCCCCAGTTGAACAAGGTGCGCTTGCCAAGGTTCTTGTCGATGCGATCCTGCGTCCAGTTGTCCTCGATTTCGTGATCATCGAGGATCATGTAGGTGGGTTTGTGCGCCAGCAAGCGGCTGATGAAGGGCGAGCCGAAGGCAGTGTGGTAGCGCTCCTCGAACTCCTTGTAGCTGTCCGCCCGGCCGATGGGCACCACGCGGTTGTACAGATCGGCATAGATCTGGTCCCCCACCATCAGCGCGAACCGGGTATCGCCATGCTCGCTGAGCATGGGTCCGAAGATCGCGTCCGAATCCCGGCGTTGCCACGGCAACCCCGGGTACCGGCAGGAGCCCAGGAGAAAACTCAAGGGCTGGGAAGCCGCCCCAGCGTCGGCACTGGCCTGGGTGGTGAACTCGGCCTCCACATACACCCGCTCGGCGCCGAGTCGGTTCAGGTCGCTGGCCCAGGCCGAGGTCGCCGGCAAGCGCTGGACCACCGATTCGCTGAACACCTCATCATCGATGGAACCCGCGTCATCGACATTCAGCGAAGCCATGCGCACCCGGTAGTGGGTGGCGGGTGTGAGCAGGAACGGCTTGAGCTGCTTGCGCTCGGTCTCGTTGCGCCAGAGGTTGACGTCGACCCCGAGGTTGAAGGTGCCGGTGCGGTGATACTCGCGACGCAGGCGAAAGTAGTAGATGTTGTCGGCGGCCACTCGGCCGTTGCCGCCCACCACGCCGATGACGCCGATGGTGCGGATGTCCTCGGCCACGCCCTTCTCGTCCAGGGCGTCCGAGGCGGCAATCCACAAGCGGCAGGAAGTATCGGTGGTATGCCCGACGATCGGGCCCAGGGACGGGGTGCGAAGAGTGCTCACGGTTACCAGCTCCTTGGTGGGGGGTGCTGGCCAAGCTTAGTCGGGGCGCACCGGCCGACAAGCCGCGCCGGCCTGCTCGGACAGCCGGTCACGGCCGGCGATGACCAGCGCCAGCAACATCAGCAACGCCGCCATGCCAAAGGTCCAGTGCATGCCGCTGGCCACCGCCTCGACACCGTCGCGCCCTGCCACCTGCGGCTGTGATCTCCAGGCGAACAGCGCCCCCATGGCCGCCGCGCCACTGATCAGCCCGAGGTTGCGCGACAGGCTC
Coding sequences:
- a CDS encoding acetyl-CoA C-acetyltransferase — its product is MQDVVIVAATRTAVGTFQGSLAAIPAVDLGAAVIRQLLAQTGIDPAQVDEVIMGQVLTAGAGQNPARQAAIKAGLPHAVPAMTLNKVCGSGLKALHLGAQAIRCGDAEVIIAGGQENMSLANYVLPGARTGLRMGHSQMIDSMISDGLWDAFNDYHMGITAENLVDKYGITREAQDAFAAASQQKAAAAIEAGRFVDEITPIQIPQRKGEPVTFATDEQPRPGTTAEALAKLKPAFKKDGSVTAGNASALNDGAAAVMLMSATKARALGLPVLARIAAYANAGVDPAIMGIGPVSATRRCLEKAGWNLDQLDLIEANEAFAAQSLSVAKELAWDASKVNVNGGAIAIGHPIGASGCRVLVTLLHEMIKRDAHKGLATLCIGGGQGVALAIER
- a CDS encoding LysR family transcriptional regulator produces the protein MTVKQIRAFLAVAHSMSFALACERLHLSQSALSLTIKALEEGLGGRLFTRNTRNVALTPEGEALLPLARRLIADWDNAEDELRQRFTLQRGRVTLAAMPSFAGNLLPPILKQFRARYPQVNVTVNDVINEQVLEMVRDREVELGVAFEPQDSTSLVFTALYIDRFVAVVPKESPLAQCSEIDWQALLQQPFITLQRPSTVRVMLEEHLRARGVQLPVEFESHQLATVGRMVASGLGVSAVPALCAGQMRELGGHCITLGEPVVERAIGVLTKPGDELSTAAQALFDILREADLGARLPV
- a CDS encoding CoA transferase subunit A; protein product: MAGFDKRVASYEEALEGLQDGMTVIAGGFGLCGIPENLIAEIKRRGTRDLTVVSNNCGVDGFGLGVLLEDRQISKVVASYVGENALFEKQLLSGEIEVVLTPQGTLAEKMRAGGAGIPAFFTATGVGTPVADGKETRDFHGRTYLMEESITGDFAIVKGWKADHFGNVVYRHTAQNFNPLAATAGKITVVEVEEIVEPGELDPTQIHTPGIYVDRVICGTFEKRIEQRTVRK
- a CDS encoding LysR family transcriptional regulator, translating into MDISLRHIEVFRAIMQAGSVTGAARLLFTSQPTVSRELARLESLSGLSLFDREGGRLLPTAQAMLLLEEVERAYVGLERINSVARSIRRFEHGQLSLSCLPLFSQTLLPPVCKHFQALHPGIGLSITAQESPLLEESLTAQRYDLGLTENQHLPRGTQGELLFCSDMVCILAHDHPLLARPRLALEDFRGQDFINLSGLDIYRQTLDEHFRQAGVDRRIVVETTNAASVCAMVRQKLGVSIINPLSAMEEVGRGLAIRPLQLSVPYRVMLIRPDYRPSSSFVEGFCESLREEAGRLDEQLSRLVQAL
- a CDS encoding CoA transferase subunit B, with translation MALTREQMAQRVARELQDGFYVNLGIGIPTLVANYIPDGMEVMLQSENGLLGMGAFPTEDEVDADMINAGKQTVTARIGASIFSSAESFAMIRGGHIDLTVLGAFEVDVQGNIASWMIPGKLVKGMGGAMDLVAGADNIIVTMTHASKDGESKLLSRCSLPLTGAQCIKRVLTDLAYLEIENGAFILKERAPGVSVEEIVSKTAGKLIVPDHVPEMQFA
- the lysA gene encoding diaminopimelate decarboxylase, producing MAIPFSPEQLVATARQYGTPLWCYDAATIQARIAQLQAFDVVRYAQKASSNLHLLRLIREAGVRVDAVSLGEIERALLAGFSPANGGIVFTCDLFDEATLKRVVELQVEVNAGSIDMLRQLGEQSPGHRVWLRINPGFGHGHSRKTNTGGENSKHGIWHDQVGEALAVIRQHGLHLVGLHMHIGSGVDYDHLEQVGAAMVAAVKSLDHDIEAFSIGGGLSTPYRDGDVPVDVQRYANAWKVAREEIEAYLGHGVHMEIEPGRFLVAEAGCLVSEVRVVKDAGQHHFVLVDTGFNDLMRPAMYGAYHGMSLLDAAGHPVDRPQQPTVVGGPLCESGDIFTQDDECLTPRLLPQARVGDLLVLHDTGAYGASMSSNYNSRPLLPEVLFENGQPRLIRRRQPLADLLALELGL
- a CDS encoding alkaline phosphatase D family protein: MSTLRTPSLGPIVGHTTDTSCRLWIAASDALDEKGVAEDIRTIGVIGVVGGNGRVAADNIYYFRLRREYHRTGTFNLGVDVNLWRNETERKQLKPFLLTPATHYRVRMASLNVDDAGSIDDEVFSESVVQRLPATSAWASDLNRLGAERVYVEAEFTTQASADAGAASQPLSFLLGSCRYPGLPWQRRDSDAIFGPMLSEHGDTRFALMVGDQIYADLYNRVVPIGRADSYKEFEERYHTAFGSPFISRLLAHKPTYMILDDHEIEDNWTQDRIDKNLGKRTLFNWGAYMSYQWSHGPRFEDSYVQNRVMSGNDQYLKHRSVKQLFYDFSCANYPFFVLDTRTQRFLDDAPGALPDNHLLGRPSLHPAEPGQLDRLCAWLRHMQEDRGNTPKFVVTSSVFVPNGVDTAGEGPRYDQRKNESDSWSAFPTTRSTVLETIALYQVQNVVFLSGDIHCSNISQLEFSGGIQGIKAYAVTSSAFYWPFPFADGDPAGYVHDSRSPQTPDSFALKNVKGTMDYRTWAFTQADNFARLDLHPDTAELQVQFYGTDGKPLVTRKQDDSVNDQPQRLRLMPW